GTATGACGTTTGGTATGTTGATAATCAATCTTTTTCTCTTGATTTAAAAATTTTGAGGAAGACGGCAATTAAAGTAATGAAGTCTGATGGAGTTAATAGGAGTAACACTGTGACTATGGAAAGGTTTAGGGGTTCAAAGTCTAATGAATAATCAAAATGAAATTTATATTTATGGTTCTGGCGGCTTAGGCAGAGGAGTACTTGATTTAATATACACCATTAATAGAAAAAATGGTGAAAGATGGAAAATGAAAGGGTTTCTTGATGATACAAATAAAGGAAACGTAAATGGTTATGAGGTCGTTGGGAACATTGATAGCCTTTTAAACATGGAGAAGCCAGTTAATGTAGTGCTAGCATTTGGCAATCCAAGGATTAAAAGGATTCTCTTTGAAAAGTTAAAATATAAAGATAATATAAAGTTTCCAAACCTTATACATCCAAATGTAGATGTCTCTCCATTCAATTGTTTTGGACAAGGTAATATTATTAGTTATGGAGTAGCGTTATCTACAAATATTAATATTAAAAACTTTAACCTTATTCACTATAATTGTTCTATTGGTCATGATGTAGTAATGGGGAACTTTAACTCTGTATTTCCTTTAACAGCTTTGTCAGGCTATGTGGAATTGGGTGATGAGGTCGAAATAGGGACTAATGCTTCTATCATTCCGAGTAAAAATATTGGGAGTAAAACTAAAATAGGTGCAGGAAGTGTTGTTATTAATAGTGTTCCAGAAGGTAAGAAAATAGTAGGAGTTCCAGGAAGAGAAATTTAGTTTATTATCGTATGGATTGATTTTTCTGTTCTTAACTTCTATTGGAAGGTGGTATAGGGAATGAGAAAAGCACTTTTTAAAATTACTCAAAGGGTTAAGAACGGAAGAGTGTTTGAAAAGATTGCTAATATGGAAGAATTGTATGGAGTGGCGGGAGAAAAAGAGCAGGAAAAAAAATTTACCACTCTCCTCAA
This window of the Halobacillus sp. Marseille-Q1614 genome carries:
- a CDS encoding NeuD/PglB/VioB family sugar acetyltransferase translates to MNNQNEIYIYGSGGLGRGVLDLIYTINRKNGERWKMKGFLDDTNKGNVNGYEVVGNIDSLLNMEKPVNVVLAFGNPRIKRILFEKLKYKDNIKFPNLIHPNVDVSPFNCFGQGNIISYGVALSTNINIKNFNLIHYNCSIGHDVVMGNFNSVFPLTALSGYVELGDEVEIGTNASIIPSKNIGSKTKIGAGSVVINSVPEGKKIVGVPGREI